The following is a genomic window from bacterium.
CATCAATGGCATGATTGCTGCCACTACATCGGAGTGATTTTTATCGGGGGTTAAGTTGATAACCAAGTCCGCATCGGGAATCATTTCTTCATAAGTACCAACAGCAAAATTATTTTCGGTTGCATTGACATAGGAAGCGCGTTTGTTGTCGATGGCTCCTTGACGTAAAGTGTAGGAAACATCCAGCCCAGAATCGCGCATGTTGAGACCTTGGTTAAGCCCTTGTGCGCCACAGCCCACAATGACGATTTTTTTGCCTTCAAGCGCGGATATACCGTCTGCAAATTCTTCTTTCTCCATAAAACGGCATTGACCGAGTTGATTTAATTTTTCGCGGAGTGCTAGTTGGTTAAAATAATTTCCCATTAGGATGATTTTTCTTCGTTATTTTTGGTTTTAAATGTATTCAAAATTTCTGAGATACCCATTTTTGCTTTGGATACTGAGATGCGCCCAGAACGTACAAATTGCAATAATCCGTAGGGACGTAAATCCTCATAGAGTTTTTCGGTTTCTTCTCGAAAACCTGTTTTTTCGATCACAAAAAACTCGGGGGATACTGTGACTATATTGGCCTGGCTTTTTTTAATGATGTTTTGGATGTGGCGTTCTTCGAAGAGTGCTTGCGACTTAATTTTGTATAATGCAGATT
Proteins encoded in this region:
- the ilvN gene encoding acetolactate synthase small subunit, with translation MEPTTYTISIYTENNVGLLNRISAIFLKRHINVESLTTSPSEIENVFRFVIVVKMKQENIARVVKQIEKQIDVIRAYYHTDAETIFQESALYKIKSQALFEERHIQNIIKKSQANIVTVSPEFFVIEKTGFREETEKLYEDLRPYGLLQFVRSGRISVSKAKMGISEILNTFKTKNNEEKSS